A part of Paenibacillus sp. sptzw28 genomic DNA contains:
- a CDS encoding MDR family MFS transporter: MTRTAQGNKVGFILAGLLLGILMASMDNTIVSTAMGTIVGELGGLDKFVWVTSAYMVAEMAGMPIFGKLSDMYGRKRFFIFGILMFMFGSVLCGTAHSIVELSIYRAIQGVGAGALIPIAFTIMFDAVPAESRGKLGGLFGAVFGLSSIFGPLIGAYITDYINWQWIFYINLPIGIVAFIMVTFFYKESPVHTRQKIDWMGALTLVGAIVCLMFALELGGKQYAWDSSLILGLFAAFAGLAAIFLYAETRAEEPIISFDMFRNKLYASSNVIALFSGAAFIIASVYIPIFIQGVLGGKATNSGLVLLPMMVSSVVTATAGGFLINKFSFRSVMVPTLALLVAGLALLATLSPESSMFTIRAYMILVGLGIGASFSVLANAAIHSISARQRGAATATLNFLRSLGMTIGITVFGIIQSHMLTRQLTEAFAGTDKTQMPKGVDLSDPHSLLEPAARAQIPAPILETISAALSSSIVHTFAWALIPAALSLLAAFAMGKEKMDPAAEGEEESYRTASASH, encoded by the coding sequence ATGACAAGAACAGCGCAAGGTAATAAAGTCGGTTTCATCCTGGCGGGGCTGCTGCTCGGCATACTTATGGCCTCAATGGACAATACGATTGTGTCCACAGCGATGGGAACCATCGTCGGGGAATTGGGCGGACTCGATAAATTCGTTTGGGTCACTTCCGCTTACATGGTTGCCGAAATGGCGGGCATGCCTATATTCGGCAAATTGTCGGATATGTACGGGCGCAAACGATTTTTCATATTCGGAATTTTAATGTTTATGTTCGGCTCCGTACTATGCGGCACTGCGCACTCGATCGTGGAACTGAGCATCTACCGCGCCATTCAGGGTGTCGGAGCAGGCGCGCTTATACCGATCGCCTTTACGATTATGTTCGATGCGGTTCCTGCAGAATCGCGCGGCAAGCTGGGAGGCTTGTTCGGCGCTGTATTCGGACTCTCCAGCATATTCGGACCGCTAATCGGAGCGTATATAACGGATTACATTAACTGGCAATGGATCTTCTACATCAATCTGCCTATCGGAATCGTCGCCTTCATTATGGTAACCTTCTTCTATAAGGAGTCGCCTGTTCATACCCGCCAGAAAATCGACTGGATGGGCGCACTAACGCTTGTCGGCGCAATTGTCTGCCTCATGTTTGCACTCGAGCTCGGCGGCAAGCAGTATGCATGGGACTCCTCGTTGATCCTCGGTCTGTTCGCAGCATTTGCCGGGCTTGCCGCGATCTTCCTGTATGCGGAAACACGGGCCGAGGAGCCGATCATTTCCTTTGACATGTTCCGCAACAAGCTCTACGCATCCAGCAACGTAATCGCGCTGTTCAGCGGTGCGGCTTTCATAATCGCATCGGTATATATTCCGATTTTTATTCAAGGGGTGCTGGGCGGAAAAGCGACCAACTCGGGTCTCGTCCTGCTGCCGATGATGGTGAGTTCAGTCGTCACGGCAACTGCAGGCGGCTTCCTCATCAACAAGTTCAGCTTCCGCTCCGTAATGGTTCCTACCCTTGCTCTGCTCGTTGCCGGGCTGGCATTGCTTGCCACTTTGTCCCCGGAATCATCGATGTTTACCATCAGAGCTTACATGATCCTGGTCGGACTTGGCATCGGCGCTTCGTTCTCGGTGCTTGCCAATGCAGCGATTCATTCCATATCGGCAAGACAACGCGGAGCGGCCACGGCTACGCTTAATTTCCTCAGGTCGCTTGGAATGACGATTGGCATTACTGTCTTCGGCATCATCCAAAGTCATATGCTGACCCGGCAATTAACCGAAGCGTTTGCCGGGACAGACAAGACGCAGATGCCCAAAGGCGTTGATTTAAGCGATCCGCACTCCCTGCTTGAGCCGGCAGCCCGCGCGCAAATACCGGCTCCGATACTTGAGACAATATCGGCAGCGCTCTCCTCCTCGATCGTTCACACATTCGCTTGGGCGCTCATCCCTGCAGCTTTATCGCTGCTTGCGGCGTTCGCAATGGGGAAAGAGAAGATGGACCCCGCAGCAGAAGGGGAAGAGGAAAGCTATCGTACCGCATCGGCGAGCCATTAG
- the queF gene encoding preQ(1) synthase, translated as MSGRNKEELGGLTHLGNQGTSYLFQYNPSILEVFENKHQNRDYFVKFNCPEFTSLCPITGQPDFAALYISYIPDVKMVESKSLKLYLFSFRNHGDFHEDCMNIIMNDLIKLMNPRYIEVWGKFTPRGGISIDPYCNWGRPGTKYEQMAEYRLMNHDLYPEKIDNR; from the coding sequence ATGTCAGGGAGAAACAAAGAAGAACTTGGCGGACTGACGCATCTGGGCAATCAAGGCACGTCATACCTGTTCCAATACAACCCATCGATTCTGGAAGTGTTCGAGAACAAACACCAGAACCGGGATTATTTCGTTAAATTTAATTGTCCCGAATTCACCAGCCTATGCCCGATAACGGGGCAGCCGGACTTTGCGGCCTTGTATATTTCCTATATACCCGATGTCAAAATGGTGGAGAGCAAGTCGCTTAAGCTGTACTTGTTCAGCTTCCGCAACCATGGAGATTTTCATGAGGACTGCATGAACATCATTATGAATGACTTGATCAAGCTCATGAATCCCCGATATATCGAGGTATGGGGGAAATTCACGCCGAGGGGCGGCATTTCCATCGATCCTTACTGCAACTGGGGCCGTCCCGGCACAAAGTATGAGCAGATGGCGGAATACCGGCTCATGAACCATGACCTGTACCCGGAGAAAATCGACAATCGTTAA
- a CDS encoding DUF6509 family protein, with the protein MLTVTEYSAEQVKDPFGILTGKRYQFVLDLEIPEEDELYSENGVYAKVIYLVEESRTGIIKYDLYERTTDKYLEFDMEADEEAALAAFCQEHLPV; encoded by the coding sequence ATGTTAACAGTCACGGAATATAGTGCGGAGCAGGTAAAGGATCCATTTGGAATATTGACGGGCAAGCGTTATCAGTTCGTGCTTGACCTGGAAATACCGGAGGAGGATGAGTTATACTCCGAGAATGGTGTCTATGCGAAGGTGATCTATCTTGTGGAAGAAAGCCGTACAGGAATTATCAAATACGACTTGTACGAGCGAACAACGGACAAGTATCTGGAGTTCGATATGGAAGCCGATGAGGAAGCGGCATTGGCCGCTTTTTGTCAGGAGCATCTGCCGGTATAG
- a CDS encoding aldo/keto reductase — MEKRQYGNTGMNVSILGFGGAEIGFQGATVEQAGRLLGSALDAGLNVIDTAECYDSSEELIGKAVSHRRDDFYLFTKCGHASGFDLPDWNPMLLEQSIDRSLRRLQTDYIDVIHLHSCSEELLRQGDVIDVLMRAKEKGKTRLIGYSGDHKAALYAVRSGKFDSLETSINIADSEAIELTVPEAAKQGMGVVAKRPIANVAWKTGKKPEDRYQHTYWERLEKLDYDFLHGDLRNSVRTALRFTLSVPGVHTAIVGTAKTDRWLENAKLLNDGLLSGDEYREIRSRWKEKAAADWVGQG; from the coding sequence ATGGAGAAACGTCAGTATGGAAATACGGGGATGAACGTGAGTATCTTGGGCTTCGGCGGAGCGGAAATCGGCTTTCAAGGAGCGACGGTCGAACAGGCCGGAAGATTGCTTGGAAGTGCGCTTGATGCCGGATTGAATGTCATCGACACGGCAGAATGTTATGACTCCAGCGAAGAACTGATCGGAAAGGCGGTTTCACACCGTCGCGACGACTTCTATTTATTTACCAAATGCGGGCATGCGTCCGGCTTTGATCTCCCTGATTGGAATCCGATGCTGCTGGAGCAGAGCATTGACCGCAGCTTGCGCAGGCTCCAAACCGATTATATCGATGTCATTCATCTTCACAGCTGCTCGGAAGAGCTTCTTCGGCAAGGCGATGTGATCGATGTGCTGATGCGTGCCAAAGAAAAGGGGAAGACCCGTTTAATCGGCTACAGCGGAGATCATAAGGCTGCGTTGTATGCGGTTCGCAGCGGGAAATTCGATTCACTGGAAACATCCATCAATATTGCCGACTCCGAGGCCATTGAGCTCACCGTTCCTGAAGCTGCCAAGCAGGGGATGGGAGTCGTGGCTAAACGACCTATCGCAAACGTGGCATGGAAAACAGGCAAGAAGCCCGAAGACCGATACCAGCACACCTACTGGGAACGGTTGGAGAAGCTGGATTATGATTTTCTACACGGTGATCTCAGGAATTCGGTACGGACCGCGCTTCGATTTACCTTATCGGTACCGGGTGTTCATACGGCGATTGTCGGAACGGCCAAAACCGACCGCTGGCTGGAGAACGCCAAGCTGCTCAATGACGGTTTATTATCCGGCGATGAGTACCGGGAGATACGATCGAGGTGGAAGGAGAAAGCCGCGGCCGATTGGGTGGGGCAGGGCTGA
- a CDS encoding NAD(P)H-dependent oxidoreductase produces the protein MKTLVIAAHPNIAESRINKAWLQELQQHTDITIHQLYDAYPDKVIDAAKEQALLEAHDRIILQFPLFWYSSPSLLKEWLDTVLAYGWAYGSGGNKLHGKQFGLAISTGGPEESYAAGGYNRFTLSELTKPFEATSNLIGTQYLPMFVRGGVRNVSDEELARSCADYVKHVTSDSLVPVQ, from the coding sequence ATGAAAACTTTAGTCATCGCAGCTCACCCGAATATCGCCGAATCCCGCATCAACAAAGCATGGCTGCAGGAACTGCAGCAGCATACTGATATTACCATACACCAGTTGTATGATGCGTATCCCGATAAAGTTATTGATGCGGCGAAAGAACAAGCATTGCTGGAAGCGCATGACCGAATCATTCTACAGTTTCCGCTCTTCTGGTATAGCTCCCCTTCCTTGCTCAAGGAATGGCTCGACACCGTTCTTGCATACGGATGGGCCTACGGCTCGGGCGGCAATAAACTGCACGGTAAACAATTTGGTCTCGCGATTTCGACGGGAGGTCCTGAAGAATCATACGCCGCTGGAGGCTACAACCGCTTCACCTTGTCTGAATTGACCAAGCCTTTCGAAGCGACAAGCAATCTGATCGGCACCCAATATCTGCCGATGTTCGTGCGGGGCGGCGTCCGTAATGTGTCTGATGAGGAGCTCGCTCGAAGCTGCGCCGATTACGTTAAGCACGTAACATCCGATTCTCTTGTACCGGTCCAATAG
- a CDS encoding EAL domain-containing protein, which produces MYRSKNAAMADTAFVKRWIILGCVFLSLGSLLWWVTGKYEERLILETNRDAAAELASNASSLTLSINRRLMLTGGLKGFIDAELTTESHIDRKHFDAFASYFIKNIQGVRNLSVNPDGIARYVYPIKNNEKLLGLNVFNHPNPEIRMNAERTKKTHEVTIVGPFELIQGGLGIVSRQSVFVKGRFWGFTSVALDLPPILEEAGLLHGQKGIDIAVRANGNVFMGDPHLFKESSLIAKIQLPEGFWEMAAIPKKEEFASVRTDVWTIRGSCLFALLLLIYFLYAQTAQRARLQVMVQERTENLLSANQQLEGKEHALRYMAYHDSVTGLNNRLFFHEHLNELLEQTKQTGHSIAVLFLDLDHFKLINDTNGHSFGDLLLQQVGDRLSATLPNNEVISRIGGDEFTIILPDITAYHQIEELTNRVINMFQIPFYLKDTEHYITSSIGIAVFPEHGADSQALLKNADTAMYRAKEEGKNNYRFYDCTMNPDADEKLEIKNSLRRALSRGEFEVYYQPQIGINTGLIVGLEALIRWNHPKLGMVPPSKFIPIAEDTGLIVPIGEWVLRTVCVQSQAWQSSGIPPVKIAVNLSARQLQQINLVGQIKQIIEESGLNPGYLELEITENMAMQDANLAKLSELRDMGITISIDDFGTHYSSLSYLKRLPVNKIKIDRSFVIGISEDPKDEAIIIAMLLVARNLNLTVIAEGVETLAQYSFLRTNQCDDIQGFLFYKPHPAGHIEQILHNHSRTCIENR; this is translated from the coding sequence ATGTACCGGTCTAAAAACGCCGCGATGGCTGATACCGCTTTCGTCAAAAGATGGATCATACTCGGCTGCGTATTCTTGTCTCTTGGAAGCTTGTTATGGTGGGTCACGGGAAAGTACGAGGAGCGTCTTATTCTGGAAACAAACCGCGATGCCGCTGCGGAGCTTGCTTCCAATGCCTCCTCCCTTACTCTGTCGATCAATCGCAGGCTTATGCTGACAGGAGGATTGAAAGGGTTTATTGACGCGGAGCTTACCACGGAAAGTCACATTGACCGAAAACATTTTGACGCGTTTGCATCCTATTTCATAAAAAACATTCAGGGTGTGCGCAACTTGAGCGTTAATCCCGATGGGATAGCGCGATATGTGTACCCGATAAAAAACAATGAAAAGCTTCTGGGTTTGAATGTCTTCAATCATCCTAATCCGGAGATTCGGATGAATGCCGAAAGGACCAAAAAGACCCACGAAGTGACGATTGTCGGACCATTCGAGCTGATACAAGGCGGTCTGGGCATCGTCTCCAGGCAGTCTGTTTTTGTTAAAGGCCGCTTCTGGGGCTTCACTTCTGTAGCTCTGGACTTGCCCCCGATCTTGGAGGAAGCCGGATTGCTGCATGGCCAGAAAGGGATCGACATCGCCGTAAGAGCGAACGGGAATGTCTTCATGGGCGATCCGCATCTATTCAAAGAGTCGAGCTTAATCGCAAAGATACAGCTCCCTGAAGGATTCTGGGAGATGGCAGCGATACCGAAGAAAGAGGAGTTCGCTTCGGTCCGGACGGATGTATGGACAATAAGGGGATCCTGTCTATTCGCCCTGCTGCTGCTGATCTATTTCTTATATGCACAGACTGCGCAGAGAGCCAGGTTGCAGGTAATGGTTCAAGAACGGACCGAAAATCTGCTTAGTGCGAACCAGCAGCTGGAAGGAAAAGAGCATGCACTGCGTTATATGGCCTATCACGATTCCGTAACCGGCCTCAATAATCGGCTTTTCTTTCACGAGCATCTCAATGAGCTGCTGGAACAGACGAAACAAACCGGCCATTCCATTGCGGTGCTGTTTCTTGATCTGGACCATTTTAAGTTAATCAATGACACGAATGGGCACTCTTTCGGGGATCTCCTTCTGCAGCAGGTTGGAGACCGGCTGTCGGCCACACTGCCGAACAATGAGGTAATTTCGAGGATCGGCGGGGATGAATTCACCATTATATTGCCCGATATTACCGCTTATCATCAAATTGAGGAATTGACTAACCGCGTAATCAACATGTTCCAAATCCCGTTTTATTTGAAGGATACGGAGCACTATATAACGTCAAGCATCGGGATTGCCGTATTTCCCGAGCATGGAGCGGATTCGCAGGCGCTGCTCAAAAACGCCGATACGGCGATGTACCGGGCAAAGGAGGAAGGTAAGAACAATTACAGGTTTTACGATTGCACCATGAATCCCGATGCCGATGAAAAGCTGGAAATCAAGAACAGCCTTCGCCGGGCGCTTAGCCGCGGTGAATTTGAGGTCTATTACCAGCCGCAGATCGGAATCAATACCGGGCTGATTGTCGGGCTTGAAGCGCTGATCCGCTGGAATCATCCGAAGCTCGGCATGGTGCCTCCGTCGAAGTTTATCCCAATCGCCGAAGACACGGGACTTATCGTTCCAATCGGTGAGTGGGTCCTCCGAACGGTCTGTGTTCAAAGTCAGGCATGGCAATCCTCCGGCATTCCGCCTGTAAAAATTGCCGTTAATCTGTCGGCGCGCCAGCTTCAACAAATTAACCTGGTCGGTCAAATCAAACAAATTATTGAAGAAAGCGGACTGAACCCGGGCTATTTGGAGCTTGAGATTACAGAGAATATGGCGATGCAGGATGCGAATCTGGCCAAACTGAGTGAGCTGCGGGATATGGGGATTACGATCTCTATTGACGATTTCGGAACTCACTATTCATCGCTCAGTTATTTAAAACGCCTTCCGGTGAACAAGATCAAAATCGACCGTTCCTTCGTCATTGGCATCTCCGAGGACCCCAAGGACGAAGCGATCATTATAGCCATGCTGCTCGTTGCGCGTAATTTGAATTTGACGGTTATTGCGGAAGGGGTCGAAACCCTGGCCCAATATTCCTTTCTGCGAACGAACCAGTGCGACGATATTCAGGGGTTCCTGTTTTATAAGCCGCATCCAGCCGGACATATTGAACAAATTCTGCACAACCATTCGCGTACGTGTATCGAGAATAGGTGA
- a CDS encoding dicarboxylate/amino acid:cation symporter gives MRFKINFKNLTVQVLTAIILGILFGYFFPPLAEQMKVLGDGFIKLIKMVIAPIVFFTVVNGIAGMGDMKKVGRIGGKALLYFEIVTTAALAIGLIVVNLVKPGVGIDASKATGDVTKYTTAAAETSHGFMDFVLGIIPDNAVGAMAGGDLLPILLFAVLFGVALTAMGDSSKPVISLFDKLGKAFFGIVNIIMKVSPIAAFGAMSYTIGKFGIGSLLSLGKLMGSVYLTMALFIIVVLGGIARIYGFSIFKFIRYIKEEILLVLGTSSSESALPRMMDKLEKYGCSKPVVGLVVPTGYSFNLDGTSIYLSMAAIFVAQAMGVDLTIWHQLTLLGVLMLTSKGAAGVTGSGFVTLAATLAAFPTIPVAGMALLLGVDRFMSEARAITNLIGNGVATVVISKIENEFHPGEKPAEAGVEANTVMTAGTARTSVGKV, from the coding sequence ATGCGTTTTAAAATCAATTTTAAGAATCTTACCGTGCAAGTTTTGACTGCCATTATTCTTGGTATCCTGTTCGGATACTTCTTTCCGCCGCTCGCTGAACAGATGAAGGTGCTCGGCGACGGTTTCATCAAGCTGATCAAAATGGTCATTGCACCGATCGTATTCTTCACCGTTGTGAACGGTATAGCGGGCATGGGCGATATGAAAAAGGTCGGACGCATCGGCGGCAAAGCGCTGTTGTATTTTGAGATCGTCACCACCGCCGCGCTCGCAATCGGTCTTATCGTCGTCAATTTAGTCAAGCCGGGAGTGGGGATCGACGCCAGCAAAGCAACAGGCGATGTTACCAAGTATACGACAGCGGCGGCTGAAACGAGCCATGGATTTATGGACTTTGTTCTCGGTATAATCCCGGATAACGCAGTGGGTGCGATGGCGGGTGGCGACCTGCTCCCAATTCTATTGTTTGCCGTATTGTTCGGAGTCGCGTTAACCGCTATGGGGGATAGCTCCAAACCGGTAATCTCTTTATTCGACAAACTGGGGAAGGCATTCTTCGGTATCGTCAACATAATCATGAAGGTATCACCAATCGCGGCTTTCGGTGCGATGTCTTACACAATCGGCAAATTCGGAATCGGTTCGCTGCTGTCGCTAGGCAAGCTAATGGGCTCGGTTTACCTTACCATGGCGCTGTTCATCATCGTAGTCCTCGGCGGGATTGCCCGCATTTACGGTTTCAGCATCTTCAAATTTATCCGTTACATCAAAGAAGAAATCCTGCTCGTGCTCGGCACTTCTTCATCGGAGTCGGCCCTGCCGCGGATGATGGATAAGCTGGAGAAATACGGCTGCTCCAAGCCGGTTGTCGGTCTTGTTGTTCCTACGGGTTACTCCTTTAACTTGGACGGCACATCGATTTACTTGTCCATGGCCGCTATATTCGTGGCACAGGCGATGGGCGTAGATTTGACCATCTGGCATCAACTGACACTGCTCGGCGTACTCATGCTCACCTCCAAGGGAGCGGCCGGCGTCACCGGTTCCGGCTTTGTCACACTGGCGGCAACGCTCGCGGCATTCCCCACCATTCCGGTTGCAGGGATGGCTCTGCTGCTCGGAGTCGACCGCTTCATGTCGGAAGCGCGCGCCATCACCAACCTGATCGGCAACGGCGTCGCAACCGTCGTTATTTCCAAGATAGAGAACGAGTTCCATCCAGGCGAGAAGCCGGCAGAGGCGGGGGTTGAGGCGAATACCGTTATGACGGCGGGAACCGCCCGCACATCTGTAGGTAAGGTCTGA
- a CDS encoding DctP family TRAP transporter solute-binding subunit has translation MKTWLGIGLFIALGLFTAYVIGFRPQSTGPLPTDNEQTGLKERIVIKFSHVVAENTPKGLAAAHFAQLVKSMSHDRVEIQVFPNGILYSDDTEIAALQDGDIQMIAPSFSKMNAIDPAWMVMDLPFAFADQHAVNAALKGDLGRRLFATLGAQQMQGVAYWGNGFKQMTSVVRPLRVPADFRNQTFRIQSSPVLVSQFKAFGAKTSIIPFNEVYGNLKDKSVDGQENTISNIVSKRLYLVQKYMTISNHGYLGYVVIFNKTFWDGLPPDIRQMLQKALDETTVWLGKTMNTLHEQELRKLKEISGLQIHTLTADERAQWVRKLAPLYGQFRSTIGSGLMDDIGKPK, from the coding sequence GTGAAAACTTGGCTCGGCATCGGATTGTTTATTGCGCTTGGACTGTTTACCGCTTATGTAATCGGCTTCCGGCCGCAATCGACGGGCCCGCTACCCACCGATAACGAGCAGACCGGTCTGAAGGAGCGTATTGTGATCAAATTCAGCCATGTCGTTGCAGAGAATACACCTAAAGGTTTGGCGGCAGCGCATTTCGCCCAGCTGGTGAAGAGCATGTCTCATGACCGTGTGGAAATTCAGGTTTTCCCAAATGGCATACTATACTCTGACGATACTGAAATCGCGGCGCTGCAAGATGGGGATATTCAAATGATCGCGCCTTCTTTTTCAAAGATGAACGCGATTGACCCGGCGTGGATGGTGATGGATCTGCCGTTTGCATTTGCCGACCAGCATGCCGTTAATGCCGCTCTGAAGGGCGATCTTGGACGGCGGTTGTTTGCAACGCTCGGGGCACAACAGATGCAGGGCGTCGCTTATTGGGGGAATGGATTCAAACAGATGACAAGCGTCGTGCGGCCGCTTCGGGTACCGGCTGATTTTCGCAATCAGACATTCCGCATCCAGTCGAGCCCGGTGCTCGTCAGCCAATTTAAGGCGTTTGGCGCGAAGACATCAATCATTCCGTTCAACGAGGTGTACGGGAATCTGAAAGACAAAAGTGTGGACGGGCAAGAGAACACCATTTCCAATATTGTGAGCAAACGCTTGTATCTGGTGCAGAAGTACATGACGATCAGCAACCACGGTTACTTGGGGTACGTGGTCATATTTAACAAAACATTCTGGGATGGGCTTCCGCCCGACATCAGACAGATGCTGCAAAAGGCTTTGGATGAAACGACGGTATGGCTGGGTAAAACGATGAACACGTTACACGAGCAGGAGCTGCGTAAGCTGAAGGAAATCAGTGGTTTGCAAATCCATACCCTTACCGCAGATGAAAGAGCGCAGTGGGTCCGGAAGCTGGCACCATTGTACGGGCAGTTTAGATCAACCATCGGCAGTGGTCTGATGGACGATATCGGCAAACCAAAATAA
- a CDS encoding ATP-binding protein — MNRIRIYWKIVGLSFGLVLFSLLIGGIIVIGNVTRIKEDELQQRLLITARTVADLPNVREYVGRRNGMLQIAPVVDNIRIINNVEYIVVLDMDRIRYSDPLSKRIGKPFNETDADEAFAEQTYISKVKGEAGVGMRAYVPVMNNQHEQIGVVVAGGLLPGLGELIGQERQSIAITALLSLLFGILGSALLARHIKRQMYNLEPQDIARMYHERNAAFQAMHEGVIAIDRNETITIFNERAMQIFGVEQEAVGRPIREVLPETRLPEIMQLEQPVFNQELRIGKALIWSNRIPIREQGETVGAIAIFQDRTDVARMAEELTGVREFVDALRVQNHEHSNKLHTIAGLLQLDKKDQALQYVYDISEQQEEITRFLQEKIEDDGVAGLLLGKISRGKELGIHVRIDPHSQLRRFPPMLDRHDFVLLLGNLIENAMDALADIKHEEKEIDISMEQNEDLLSVLVEDNGCGMTEEAKAHMLDRGFSTKSSENRGVGLYLVQGIVQKGRGQLRCDSEPGRGTSIEITFPMRGGGMQHDNES, encoded by the coding sequence GTGAATCGTATACGCATTTATTGGAAAATCGTTGGGTTATCTTTCGGACTGGTGCTCTTCTCGCTTCTGATCGGCGGAATTATAGTAATCGGCAATGTAACCAGGATCAAAGAGGACGAGCTTCAGCAGCGGCTGCTGATCACAGCGCGGACAGTGGCCGATCTGCCTAATGTACGGGAATATGTCGGGCGGCGTAACGGCATGCTTCAGATCGCGCCGGTTGTCGATAATATCAGAATCATCAATAACGTCGAATATATCGTCGTGCTTGATATGGACAGGATTCGCTACTCCGACCCCCTCTCGAAACGAATTGGCAAGCCCTTTAATGAAACGGATGCGGATGAGGCCTTTGCAGAGCAGACATATATTTCCAAAGTTAAGGGAGAAGCCGGTGTCGGCATGCGCGCTTACGTCCCGGTTATGAACAATCAACACGAGCAGATCGGCGTCGTCGTAGCCGGCGGACTGCTGCCCGGACTCGGGGAGCTGATCGGGCAAGAGCGTCAGTCCATAGCTATCACCGCCCTGCTCTCCCTGCTATTCGGAATATTGGGCTCTGCTCTGCTTGCAAGGCATATCAAGCGGCAAATGTATAATCTGGAGCCGCAGGATATTGCCCGCATGTATCATGAGCGGAACGCGGCGTTTCAGGCTATGCACGAAGGCGTGATCGCGATCGACCGCAATGAGACGATTACTATCTTCAACGAACGGGCCATGCAGATATTCGGTGTAGAACAGGAAGCGGTAGGACGACCGATTCGCGAGGTTCTCCCCGAAACCAGGCTCCCGGAAATTATGCAGCTTGAGCAGCCTGTCTTCAATCAGGAGCTGCGGATCGGCAAGGCGCTCATCTGGAGCAACCGGATTCCCATTCGCGAGCAGGGGGAAACGGTTGGCGCCATTGCGATTTTCCAGGATCGAACCGATGTGGCCAGAATGGCGGAGGAGCTTACCGGCGTTCGTGAATTCGTCGATGCGCTGCGGGTGCAGAATCATGAGCACAGCAATAAGCTGCATACAATTGCAGGATTGCTTCAGCTCGATAAGAAAGACCAAGCGCTGCAGTATGTGTACGATATTTCCGAGCAGCAGGAAGAAATCACACGGTTTCTGCAGGAAAAAATTGAGGATGACGGTGTCGCCGGGCTGCTGCTGGGCAAAATCAGCCGAGGCAAAGAGCTCGGCATTCACGTCCGGATCGATCCGCACAGCCAGCTAAGACGCTTTCCTCCGATGCTGGACCGCCACGATTTTGTCCTGCTGCTGGGTAACCTGATCGAGAACGCAATGGACGCTTTGGCCGACATCAAGCATGAAGAGAAGGAAATCGATATCAGCATGGAGCAGAATGAAGACCTGCTCTCCGTGCTTGTAGAAGATAACGGCTGCGGAATGACGGAGGAAGCCAAAGCGCACATGCTCGATCGCGGCTTCTCTACCAAAAGCAGCGAAAACCGCGGAGTCGGGCTATATTTGGTGCAGGGCATCGTGCAGAAAGGCCGCGGACAGTTGAGGTGCGATTCCGAGCCGGGCCGGGGTACTTCGATCGAGATTACGTTTCCGATGAGAGGCGGGGGGATGCAGCATGACAACGAATCATGA
- a CDS encoding response regulator — MTTNHESVFRVVLIEDDPMVQEVNRQFVEKVEGFQVVGIAGNGNDGLRLIEEMSPNLVFLDVFMPSLGGVETLRRLRSMSLPVDVVVVTAAKDAETIRTMLRSGAFDYIIKPFKLERIRQTLERYRAQHETWTEDPSVTQDELDRLLMGDLSSDGAKPNAGSSRETAKSISSEQEDLPKGLNAATLKQVLLVLNRHDSGLSAEEAADGVGIARVTARRYLDYLEKTGSVKLKVNYGGVGRPVNRYVLARDQNDQK; from the coding sequence ATGACAACGAATCATGAATCAGTATTCCGTGTTGTATTAATCGAGGACGATCCGATGGTTCAGGAGGTCAACCGTCAGTTCGTTGAGAAGGTTGAAGGCTTTCAGGTTGTAGGAATCGCCGGAAACGGAAACGACGGCCTCCGGCTGATTGAAGAGATGTCTCCGAATCTGGTATTTCTCGATGTGTTCATGCCTTCGCTGGGAGGTGTGGAAACGCTTCGCCGGCTGAGGTCGATGTCGCTGCCGGTCGATGTGGTCGTCGTCACGGCTGCGAAGGATGCGGAAACGATCCGAACGATGCTGCGCAGCGGCGCATTCGATTACATTATTAAACCGTTCAAGCTGGAGCGGATTCGGCAAACGCTGGAACGTTACCGCGCGCAGCATGAAACCTGGACGGAGGACCCCTCCGTTACACAGGACGAACTGGACCGCCTGCTGATGGGCGACCTCTCCTCTGACGGCGCGAAACCAAATGCCGGCTCAAGCCGTGAAACGGCTAAATCTATATCCAGTGAGCAGGAGGATCTGCCGAAAGGCCTGAACGCTGCGACTCTGAAGCAGGTACTGCTCGTCCTGAACCGCCATGACAGCGGGTTATCTGCAGAAGAAGCGGCCGATGGGGTAGGCATTGCCCGTGTAACCGCAAGGCGCTACCTGGATTACCTGGAGAAGACCGGCAGTGTCAAGCTGAAGGTAAATTACGGCGGCGTCGGTCGGCCGGTTAACAGGTATGTGCTGGCCCGTGACCAAAACGATCAAAAATAA